Proteins from a single region of Phaeacidiphilus oryzae TH49:
- a CDS encoding glycoside hydrolase family 2 TIM barrel-domain containing protein, translating into MSARYFEDFSPGYGGAAARAALRSDAPRLDLTGSWAFRFSPTVQVEPDGFELPDFDDTGWDRLVVPSHWQLHGYGRPAYLNISYPIPVDPPFVPDDNPTGDYRRVFEVPASWPDAPSVLRFEGVDSCARVWLNGIELGVSRGSRLPVEFDAAAALRPGRNVLAVRVHQYSSGTYLEDQDTWRLSGIFREVTLTACPSGGIRDVFVRAAYDAGTGAGRVSLDVDAGAPVRVSIPELGVVDVPAEEELTFGAVRPWSAEDPFLYEAVLATASERVSLRIGFRTVEITEAGVLTVNGRRVVLRGVNRHEFDPDRGRAVTRETMRRDVEMMKRHNINAVRTSHYPPHPWFLDLCDEFGLWVVLECDLETHGFETAGAGRWEGNPSDDPRWRTAYLDRIERTVERDKNHPSVIMWSLGNEAGDGGNLAAMAAWVRERDPSRPIHYEGDRFGRYTDVYAEMYRTQANVKRIGQGRLRPGECFYPATDGEGDPADEPRNRMPFLLSEFAHAMGNGPGGLAEYLRLCEEYPRVQGGFVWEWIDQGLRTTDAEGREFFGYGGDFGEELHDGNFVCDGLVLPDRTPSPGLLEYQKVIEPVRISPGSSSGTIAVENRYDFRDLSHLQWTWSLSEDGTPVDAGTLTVPPLAAGERVEVPVPVAPGRGGELRLTVQAELAEPEPWASKGHPVAWGQMPLAPSEVPVRTRLTGDRATAATTDGDITLGPGRFDRHTGTLIGLGEQSLRGPWLTLWRAPTDNDLGGAQRDAAYWRERGLDRLHHRTVSLDLGEDALTVVVRSAAAASSSGYLTTYRWDADQYRVRLQVRAEPVGHWPERGDRFGEAMVDHDLPPEQYAELVRRDKAPSVARIGLHWILPESWSRVGWLGAGPGEAYPDSRCASRIGRFESTVDDLQTPYVRPQDNGNRADVRWAELGEPAGGGIRVDGDPLFHLAARRWGDRQLAAARHQTDLTPEPVIHLYTDHAVQGIGTAAVGPGVLPQHRLEVGPAEFTLTLQPLPGRE; encoded by the coding sequence GTGTCCGCCCGCTACTTCGAGGACTTCTCGCCCGGCTACGGAGGCGCCGCAGCCCGTGCCGCCCTGCGTTCGGACGCCCCGCGGCTCGACCTGACCGGTTCCTGGGCGTTCCGGTTCTCGCCGACGGTGCAGGTGGAGCCGGACGGCTTCGAACTGCCGGACTTCGACGACACCGGCTGGGACCGCCTGGTGGTGCCCTCGCACTGGCAGCTGCACGGCTACGGCCGTCCGGCGTATCTGAACATCTCCTACCCCATTCCGGTGGATCCGCCCTTCGTGCCGGACGACAACCCGACCGGTGACTACCGCCGGGTGTTCGAGGTGCCCGCGTCCTGGCCGGATGCCCCGTCGGTGCTGCGCTTCGAAGGCGTCGACTCCTGCGCGCGGGTCTGGCTCAACGGCATCGAGCTGGGCGTAAGCCGCGGCAGCCGGCTACCCGTCGAGTTCGACGCCGCCGCGGCGCTCCGGCCGGGGCGCAATGTGCTCGCGGTCCGGGTGCACCAGTACAGCTCGGGCACCTATCTGGAGGACCAGGACACCTGGCGGCTGTCGGGGATCTTCCGCGAGGTGACCCTGACGGCGTGCCCGTCCGGCGGGATCCGGGACGTGTTCGTCCGCGCCGCCTACGACGCCGGCACCGGCGCGGGGCGCGTGAGTCTCGACGTCGATGCGGGGGCGCCGGTCCGGGTGAGCATCCCCGAGCTGGGCGTCGTCGACGTGCCGGCCGAGGAGGAGCTGACGTTCGGCGCCGTGCGGCCGTGGAGCGCGGAGGATCCGTTCCTGTACGAGGCGGTGCTCGCCACCGCCAGCGAGCGGGTATCGCTGCGCATCGGGTTCCGCACGGTCGAGATCACCGAAGCCGGCGTGCTCACGGTCAACGGGCGGCGGGTGGTGCTGCGCGGTGTGAACCGGCACGAGTTCGATCCGGACCGGGGCCGCGCGGTGACCCGCGAGACGATGCGCCGCGATGTCGAAATGATGAAACGGCACAACATCAATGCGGTCCGCACCTCGCACTATCCTCCCCACCCGTGGTTCCTCGACCTCTGCGACGAGTTCGGTCTGTGGGTCGTGCTCGAATGCGATCTGGAGACCCACGGATTCGAAACGGCCGGCGCCGGGCGATGGGAGGGCAACCCTTCGGACGATCCGCGCTGGCGCACGGCATACCTCGACCGCATCGAGCGGACCGTCGAGCGCGACAAGAACCACCCCAGCGTCATCATGTGGTCGCTGGGCAACGAGGCGGGAGACGGGGGGAACCTCGCCGCGATGGCCGCATGGGTGCGGGAACGCGACCCCTCCCGCCCGATCCACTACGAGGGCGACCGGTTCGGCCGGTACACCGACGTCTACGCGGAGATGTACCGGACGCAGGCCAACGTCAAGCGCATCGGGCAGGGACGGCTGAGGCCGGGAGAGTGCTTCTACCCCGCCACGGACGGCGAGGGGGACCCCGCCGACGAACCACGCAACCGCATGCCCTTCCTCCTCAGCGAGTTCGCCCACGCGATGGGCAACGGCCCCGGCGGGCTCGCCGAGTACCTGCGCTTGTGCGAGGAGTACCCACGCGTCCAGGGCGGGTTCGTCTGGGAGTGGATCGACCAGGGCCTGCGCACGACGGACGCGGAAGGCCGGGAGTTCTTCGGCTACGGCGGGGACTTCGGCGAGGAACTGCACGACGGGAACTTCGTCTGCGACGGCCTGGTCCTGCCCGACCGCACCCCGTCGCCGGGGCTGCTGGAGTACCAGAAGGTCATCGAACCGGTCCGGATCAGCCCCGGCAGCAGCTCCGGCACGATCGCGGTCGAGAACCGCTACGACTTCCGGGACCTGTCGCACCTGCAGTGGACGTGGTCGCTCAGCGAAGACGGGACACCGGTCGACGCAGGCACACTGACCGTTCCCCCGCTGGCCGCGGGCGAACGGGTGGAAGTACCCGTGCCGGTCGCCCCCGGCCGGGGCGGCGAACTCCGGCTCACCGTCCAGGCCGAGCTGGCAGAGCCGGAACCATGGGCCTCCAAGGGGCATCCGGTGGCTTGGGGACAGATGCCCCTCGCCCCCTCCGAGGTTCCGGTCCGTACCCGACTCACCGGCGATCGGGCGACCGCCGCGACCACGGACGGAGACATCACCCTCGGCCCGGGCCGTTTCGACCGGCACACCGGGACGCTGATCGGTCTCGGCGAGCAGTCCCTGCGCGGCCCCTGGCTGACACTGTGGCGCGCACCCACCGACAACGATCTCGGCGGTGCCCAACGCGACGCCGCCTACTGGCGGGAACGGGGCCTCGACCGGCTGCACCACCGGACGGTCTCGCTCGACCTGGGCGAGGACGCGCTGACGGTGGTGGTGCGCAGCGCGGCGGCCGCGTCCAGCAGCGGCTACCTCACCACCTACCGCTGGGACGCCGATCAGTACCGGGTACGCCTGCAGGTGCGCGCCGAGCCGGTGGGACATTGGCCTGAGCGCGGCGACAGATTCGGCGAGGCCATGGTCGACCACGATCTGCCGCCCGAGCAGTACGCGGAGTTGGTCCGGCGGGACAAGGCCCCGTCGGTCGCGCGCATCGGACTGCACTGGATACTGCCCGAGAGCTGGTCACGTGTCGGCTGGCTCGGCGCCGGTCCCGGGGAGGCCTATCCGGACTCCCGGTGTGCGAGCAGGATCGGCCGCTTCGAATCGACCGTGGACGATCTGCAGACCCCGTACGTTCGCCCGCAGGACAACGGCAACCGCGCGGACGTCCGCTGGGCCGAGCTGGGTGAACCGGCCGGCGGGGGGATCCGCGTCGACGGTGACCCCTTGTTCCACCTGGCCGCCCGTCGCTGGGGCGACCGGCAGTTGGCCGCGGCACGGCACCAGACCGATCTGACCCCGGAGCCGGTGATCCACCTGTATACGGACCATGCGGTCCAGGGAATCGGCACAGCCGCCGTCGGACCGGGTGTGCTCCCCCAGCATCGCCTTGAGGTCGGCCCCGCCGAATTCACCCTCACGCTCCAGCCCCTGCCAGGTCGTGAGTGA
- a CDS encoding pyridoxamine 5'-phosphate oxidase family protein, with product MAAGQAEAYGPGERTVPTRARERADWDAETIHGILDEGYLAHLGFIRDGAPVVLPTLYGRIGHRLYVHGSTGSRPLRAADGDAGLAVCLTVTHVDGIVLARSAFHHSINYRSVVVHGTAYQVTDAEERATALDAIVDQVVAGRAADCRPPDAKELAATAVIRLDLREASAKVRTGDPKDEPEDLELPYWAGVLPLRRGYLPAQASADLSSGIALPTYLGG from the coding sequence ATGGCGGCCGGTCAGGCGGAGGCGTACGGACCCGGCGAGCGGACCGTGCCCACCAGGGCGCGGGAGCGGGCGGACTGGGACGCGGAGACGATCCACGGGATCCTCGACGAGGGCTACCTCGCGCACCTCGGATTCATCCGCGACGGAGCGCCGGTGGTGCTGCCGACGCTGTACGGGCGGATCGGCCACCGGCTCTACGTCCACGGCTCCACCGGCTCCCGTCCGCTGCGCGCGGCGGACGGGGACGCCGGCCTCGCGGTGTGCCTGACGGTCACTCATGTCGACGGCATCGTGCTGGCGCGCTCGGCCTTCCACCACTCCATCAACTACCGCTCGGTGGTGGTGCACGGCACGGCGTACCAGGTCACGGACGCGGAGGAGCGGGCGACCGCGCTGGACGCGATCGTCGACCAGGTGGTGGCGGGGCGCGCGGCGGACTGCCGGCCGCCGGACGCGAAGGAGCTGGCCGCGACCGCGGTGATCCGGCTGGACCTGCGGGAGGCGTCCGCGAAGGTGCGCACCGGGGATCCGAAGGACGAGCCGGAGGACCTCGAACTGCCGTACTGGGCAGGGGTTCTGCCGCTGCGGCGGGGGTATCTGCCGGCGCAGGCGTCGGCGGATCTGAGCTCGGGGATCGCGCTGCCGACGTATCTGGGCGGCTGA
- the paaK gene encoding phenylacetate--CoA ligase PaaK, translating to MTRLGTPPTPELLDPAERLSRGQLRELQLRRLREMLAYTYTNVPAYRERFDQAGVRPEDCRELSDLARFPLTGKDDLRAQYPFGMLAVPRERLRRLHASSGSTGAPTVVGYTDGDLDTWSGAVARCIRAAGGRPGDLLHNAYGYGLFTGGLGLHYGAERLGCTVVPASGGMTSRQVRLIQDFRPDVITATPSYLLTLIDEFEKQGLDPRASSLRIGILGAEPWTAEMREEIEERLGIHAVDIYGLSELMGPGVGQECVETKDGLHLWEDLFLPEIVDPLTGEVLPDGEEGELVLTSLVREAMPVIRYRTRDLTRLLPGTARPAFRRMGRITGRTDDLIILRGVNLYPTQIEELLLRIPVLAPHFQLRLTREGRLDRLTVRVEARPDAGREQREAAAEALVRAVRDGIGVGVGVEVVDPETLERSVGKIRRIVDER from the coding sequence ATGACCCGGCTCGGCACCCCGCCCACCCCCGAACTCCTCGACCCGGCCGAGCGGTTGAGCCGCGGTCAGCTGCGCGAGCTGCAACTGCGGCGACTGCGGGAGATGCTGGCCTACACCTATACGAACGTCCCCGCCTACCGGGAGAGGTTCGACCAGGCCGGGGTCCGGCCCGAGGACTGCCGCGAGCTCTCGGACCTGGCCCGCTTCCCGCTCACCGGCAAGGACGACCTGCGGGCCCAGTACCCCTTCGGGATGCTCGCCGTTCCGCGCGAGCGGCTGCGCCGACTGCACGCCTCCAGCGGGTCCACCGGCGCCCCGACCGTGGTCGGCTACACCGACGGAGATCTGGACACCTGGTCCGGGGCGGTGGCCCGGTGCATCCGCGCGGCCGGCGGACGGCCGGGCGACCTGCTGCACAACGCCTACGGCTACGGGCTGTTCACCGGCGGGCTCGGGCTCCACTACGGTGCCGAGCGGCTGGGCTGCACGGTGGTGCCGGCCTCGGGCGGGATGACCTCCCGGCAGGTGCGGCTGATCCAGGACTTCCGGCCGGACGTCATCACCGCCACGCCGTCCTATCTCCTCACCCTCATCGACGAGTTCGAGAAGCAGGGGCTCGACCCGCGGGCCTCCTCGCTGCGGATCGGCATCCTGGGCGCCGAGCCGTGGACCGCCGAGATGCGCGAGGAGATCGAGGAGCGGCTCGGCATCCACGCGGTGGACATCTACGGCCTCTCCGAGCTGATGGGGCCCGGCGTCGGCCAGGAGTGCGTGGAGACCAAGGACGGGCTCCACCTGTGGGAGGACCTCTTCCTGCCCGAGATCGTCGACCCGCTCACCGGAGAGGTGCTGCCGGACGGCGAGGAGGGCGAGCTGGTCCTCACCTCGCTGGTGCGCGAGGCGATGCCGGTGATCCGGTACCGCACCCGCGACCTGACCCGGTTGCTGCCCGGGACCGCCCGTCCGGCGTTCCGGCGGATGGGGCGGATCACCGGGCGCACGGACGACCTGATCATTCTGCGCGGGGTCAACCTCTACCCCACCCAGATCGAGGAGCTGCTGCTGCGGATCCCCGTTCTGGCCCCGCACTTCCAGCTGCGGCTGACCCGGGAGGGCCGGCTGGACCGGCTCACCGTCCGGGTCGAGGCACGCCCCGACGCGGGCCGCGAGCAGCGCGAGGCGGCGGCCGAGGCGCTGGTCCGCGCGGTGCGGGACGGCATCGGCGTGGGAGTGGGCGTCGAGGTGGTCGACCCGGAGACGCTGGAGCGCTCGGTCGGCAAGATCCGGCGGATCGTCGACGAGCGCTGA
- a CDS encoding aspartate-semialdehyde dehydrogenase: protein MKVGIVGATGQVGGVMRRVLEERDFPVEQLRLFASARSAGRTLPWKGSEITVEDAAAADYSGLDIVLFSAGGATSKALAEKVARDGAVVIDNSSAWRMDPQVPLVVAEVNPHAVVDRPKGIIANPNCTTMAAMPVLKPLHQEAGLKALVATTYQAVSGSGLAGVAELEAQIQKGADRAAALTHDGSAIDLPAPSVYARPIAFNVLPLAGKIVDDGLNETDEEKKLRNESRKILEIPELKVSGTCVRVPVFTGHSLQVNARFERPITPDRAAELLAGAPGVALSEIPTPLQAAGQDPSYVGRIRVDETVDNGLALFLSNDNLRKGAALNAIQIAELVAADLTA from the coding sequence ATGAAGGTCGGAATCGTCGGAGCCACCGGGCAGGTCGGCGGCGTGATGCGCCGCGTGCTCGAGGAGCGCGACTTCCCGGTCGAGCAGCTGCGGCTGTTCGCCTCGGCACGATCGGCCGGGCGCACGCTCCCCTGGAAGGGCAGCGAGATCACGGTCGAGGACGCGGCGGCGGCCGACTACTCCGGGCTCGACATCGTCCTCTTCTCCGCGGGCGGCGCGACCTCCAAGGCGCTGGCCGAGAAGGTCGCCCGGGACGGCGCCGTGGTGATCGACAACTCCTCGGCCTGGCGGATGGACCCGCAGGTGCCGCTGGTGGTCGCGGAGGTCAACCCGCACGCCGTCGTGGACCGGCCGAAGGGCATCATCGCCAACCCCAACTGCACCACGATGGCCGCGATGCCGGTGCTGAAGCCGCTGCACCAGGAGGCGGGGCTGAAGGCCCTGGTCGCCACCACCTATCAGGCGGTCTCCGGCAGCGGTCTGGCCGGCGTGGCCGAGCTGGAGGCGCAGATCCAGAAGGGCGCGGACCGGGCCGCCGCGCTCACCCACGACGGCTCCGCGATCGACCTGCCGGCGCCCTCGGTCTACGCCCGCCCCATCGCCTTCAACGTGCTGCCGCTGGCCGGCAAGATCGTCGACGACGGGCTCAACGAGACCGACGAGGAGAAGAAGCTCCGCAACGAGAGCCGGAAGATCCTGGAGATCCCGGAGCTGAAGGTCTCCGGCACCTGCGTCCGGGTGCCGGTCTTCACCGGGCACTCGCTGCAGGTCAACGCGCGCTTCGAGCGGCCGATCACCCCGGACCGGGCCGCCGAGCTGCTGGCCGGCGCGCCGGGCGTCGCGCTGAGCGAGATCCCCACCCCGCTGCAGGCCGCCGGCCAGGACCCGTCCTACGTCGGCCGGATCCGCGTCGACGAGACGGTCGACAACGGCCTCGCCCTCTTCCTCTCCAACGACAACCTCCGCAAGGGCGCCGCCCTCAACGCCATCCAGATCGCCGAACTGGTGGCCGCCGACCTGACCGCGTAA
- a CDS encoding beta-galactosidase, with protein MPGFWYGGDYSPEQWPPAVWEEDDALMRQAGVNTATVGVFAWSTLEPAEGTYDFTWLDRTLDRLHANGVRVILATPTASPPPWFSLAHPDALPVTPEGTQRWHGSRDTYCAAAPAYREAAKRVTAALGERYAEHPAVAMWHVHNEYGTPCYCEHVAAAFRCWLRARYDGDLAALNDAWYTRFWSQGYRTWDEILPPRDTQYLPNPAHAVDFARFWSDELLAAYREQRDILRGHTPDTPITTNFMLPDGYQMLDFWRWSAEVDVVAIDHYLNATGVAGTIDVAFGADRARSFNRNRPWLLMEQAVSTMWPGHGEMVTAKEPGRLLRDSLAYVARGSDSVLAFQWRASRGGSELHHAAMVPHAGADTRVFREVAALGRTLSGLDEIVGSTVRASVAILWDADTRWALELPVTPSRHLRYVPALRDTHAALWRAGAVADFARYEDDLSRYAVVFAPSAYLLSPAAAKSLASYVEGGGHLVLGCFSGVVDERYQAWLGGFPGGLLEALGVRVEEFHPLAPGQTVALTDGATGQLWSEDLATHGAEVLAGYRGGVLDGKPAITRHTHGEGTGWYVSTFLNEGSTDRLVRRVLDAAGVRPELPGAPEGVEAVRRHGSDGRSWLFLFNHTDNTATVPAHGRELLTGAHIEGALRLAPLEVAVIRETRPPEVN; from the coding sequence ATGCCCGGGTTCTGGTACGGCGGCGACTACAGCCCCGAACAGTGGCCTCCCGCGGTGTGGGAGGAAGACGACGCTCTGATGCGGCAGGCCGGCGTCAACACCGCGACCGTCGGCGTCTTCGCTTGGTCCACCCTCGAACCGGCGGAGGGCACGTACGACTTCACCTGGCTCGACCGGACGCTCGACCGCCTGCACGCCAACGGTGTCCGCGTCATCCTGGCGACCCCCACGGCCTCGCCGCCGCCGTGGTTCTCCCTCGCCCACCCCGACGCGCTGCCCGTCACCCCAGAGGGCACCCAGCGCTGGCACGGCAGCCGGGACACCTACTGCGCGGCGGCTCCGGCCTACCGGGAAGCCGCCAAGCGGGTCACAGCGGCGCTCGGCGAGCGTTACGCGGAGCACCCGGCGGTGGCGATGTGGCACGTGCACAACGAGTACGGCACGCCGTGCTACTGCGAGCACGTCGCCGCGGCGTTCCGGTGCTGGCTGCGCGCGAGGTACGACGGAGACCTCGCCGCGCTCAACGACGCCTGGTACACGAGGTTCTGGAGCCAGGGCTACCGCACGTGGGACGAGATCCTGCCGCCCCGTGACACCCAGTATCTGCCGAACCCCGCCCACGCTGTCGATTTCGCCCGGTTCTGGTCCGATGAGCTGCTGGCCGCCTATCGCGAGCAGCGCGACATCCTTCGCGGCCACACACCGGACACACCGATCACGACCAACTTCATGCTGCCCGACGGCTACCAGATGCTGGACTTCTGGCGGTGGAGCGCGGAGGTCGACGTGGTCGCGATCGACCACTACCTCAATGCGACCGGCGTCGCCGGCACGATCGACGTGGCATTCGGCGCGGACCGCGCGCGCTCCTTCAACCGCAACCGCCCGTGGCTGCTCATGGAGCAGGCCGTGAGCACGATGTGGCCCGGGCACGGCGAGATGGTGACGGCGAAGGAACCGGGACGGCTGCTGCGTGACAGCCTCGCGTACGTCGCGCGCGGCTCCGACTCGGTGCTCGCGTTCCAGTGGCGCGCCAGCCGTGGCGGGTCGGAGCTGCACCACGCGGCGATGGTCCCGCACGCGGGCGCGGATACCCGCGTGTTCAGGGAGGTGGCGGCGCTGGGCCGCACGCTGTCCGGATTGGACGAGATCGTCGGCAGCACGGTCCGGGCGAGCGTGGCCATCCTGTGGGACGCCGACACCCGCTGGGCCCTGGAGCTCCCTGTCACCCCCTCGCGCCACCTGCGCTACGTCCCGGCCCTGCGCGACACCCACGCCGCGCTCTGGCGGGCCGGCGCGGTCGCCGATTTCGCGCGGTACGAGGACGACCTGTCGCGGTACGCGGTGGTGTTCGCACCGAGCGCCTACCTCCTCTCCCCCGCGGCAGCCAAGTCGCTCGCCTCCTATGTCGAGGGCGGCGGGCATCTCGTCCTCGGCTGCTTCTCCGGGGTGGTCGACGAGCGCTACCAGGCGTGGCTCGGAGGTTTCCCAGGGGGCCTGCTGGAAGCGCTCGGGGTGCGGGTGGAGGAGTTCCACCCGCTCGCCCCCGGGCAGACCGTCGCGCTCACCGACGGAGCGACCGGGCAGTTGTGGAGCGAGGACCTCGCCACCCACGGCGCCGAGGTACTCGCCGGCTACCGCGGGGGCGTACTCGACGGCAAGCCGGCGATCACGCGCCACACCCACGGCGAGGGCACCGGGTGGTACGTCTCCACGTTCCTGAACGAAGGCTCGACCGACCGGCTCGTCCGGCGGGTACTGGACGCCGCCGGTGTCCGGCCGGAACTGCCCGGCGCGCCCGAGGGAGTCGAGGCCGTGCGGCGGCACGGCTCGGACGGCCGGTCCTGGCTCTTCCTGTTCAACCACACCGACAACACGGCGACCGTGCCCGCCCACGGGCGAGAACTGCTGACCGGAGCGCACATCGAGGGCGCGCTGCGGCTCGCACCTCTGGAAGTCGCCGTGATCCGTGAAACCCGACCCCCCGAGGTGAACTGA
- the fdhA gene encoding formaldehyde dehydrogenase, glutathione-independent — protein sequence MSGQGQGNRAVCYLKPGAVEVRSIDYPALELRDGPGVAKENVGRKVPHGVILKVLASNICGSDQHMVRGRTTAPEGLVLGHEITGEVLERGPDVEFVKVGDIVSVPFNIACGRCRNCKEGQTGICLNVNPARPGAAYGYVDMGGWVGGQAEYVLVPYADFNLLRFPDKQAARERLIDLAMLADIFPTGFHGAVTAGVGVGSTVYVAGAGPVGLAAAASAQLLGAAVVFVGDLNRQRLEQARSFGCETVDLTRGEPGEQIADVLGVPEVDAAVDAVGFEARGHGRSAPEAPATVLNSLMSTVRAGGALGIPGLYVTDDPGGVDTDARTGTLKVRLGLGWAKSHRFATGQCPVMRYHRQLSMAILHDRVHIARAVNATVIGLEDAPRGYAEFDQGASRKYVLDPHGSLKGVRAA from the coding sequence ATGAGCGGTCAGGGTCAAGGCAATCGCGCGGTCTGCTACCTGAAGCCGGGGGCGGTCGAGGTCAGGTCCATCGACTACCCGGCGCTGGAGCTGCGCGACGGCCCGGGCGTGGCGAAGGAGAACGTCGGGCGGAAGGTGCCGCACGGCGTCATCCTCAAAGTCCTCGCCAGCAACATCTGCGGCAGCGACCAGCACATGGTGCGCGGCCGCACCACCGCCCCGGAGGGCCTCGTCCTCGGCCACGAGATCACCGGCGAGGTGCTGGAACGCGGCCCGGACGTGGAGTTCGTCAAGGTCGGCGACATCGTCTCGGTGCCCTTCAACATCGCCTGCGGCCGCTGCCGCAACTGCAAGGAGGGGCAGACCGGGATCTGCCTCAACGTCAACCCGGCCCGCCCGGGCGCCGCCTACGGCTATGTGGACATGGGCGGCTGGGTCGGCGGCCAGGCCGAGTACGTCCTCGTCCCCTACGCCGACTTCAACCTGCTGCGGTTCCCGGACAAGCAGGCCGCCCGGGAGAGGCTGATCGACCTGGCGATGCTCGCGGACATCTTCCCGACCGGCTTCCACGGCGCGGTCACCGCCGGGGTCGGCGTCGGCTCCACGGTGTACGTGGCGGGGGCCGGTCCGGTGGGTCTGGCCGCGGCGGCCTCGGCCCAGCTGCTGGGCGCGGCCGTGGTCTTCGTCGGCGACCTCAACCGGCAGCGGCTGGAGCAGGCCCGCAGCTTCGGCTGCGAGACGGTCGACCTGACCAGGGGCGAGCCCGGCGAGCAGATCGCGGACGTCCTCGGCGTGCCCGAGGTGGACGCGGCGGTGGACGCGGTCGGCTTCGAGGCGCGCGGCCACGGCCGGTCCGCGCCGGAGGCGCCGGCGACCGTCCTCAACTCGCTGATGTCGACGGTCCGGGCGGGCGGCGCCCTCGGCATCCCCGGCCTCTACGTCACCGACGACCCCGGCGGAGTGGACACCGACGCCCGCACCGGGACCCTCAAGGTCCGGCTCGGCCTCGGCTGGGCCAAGTCGCACCGCTTCGCTACCGGCCAGTGCCCGGTGATGCGCTACCACCGGCAGCTCTCGATGGCCATCCTCCACGACCGGGTGCACATCGCCCGGGCGGTGAACGCCACGGTGATCGGGCTTGAGGACGCCCCACGTGGGTACGCGGAGTTCGACCAGGGCGCGAGCCGCAAGTACGTCCTGGACCCGCACGGTTCGCTCAAGGGCGTCCGCGCGGCCTGA